A portion of the Clostridium gelidum genome contains these proteins:
- a CDS encoding alpha/beta hydrolase fold domain-containing protein, giving the protein MTNDPKKVKRYIEKCRQISAKPYNLPQSSKLKFTAEKTTVNGMEVFILNQQHDTTQKQILYVHGGSYIEQPVIEHWKFLDLLIRKTGASVIVPIYPKAPDHHFMESIDNLVIVYSDMLSKSNPSNIVFMGDSAGGGLTLAFAQHLLKTDMPQPKEITLISPWLDVTMENPDILPLDKKDLMLGIYGLKQMGKLWAGDSSTTNPLVSPINGDLKGLGHISLFMGTYENFLPDARIFNKKSLMQNISIDYYEYPKMNHVFPLFPMPEAKKAQQQIIDIINEIK; this is encoded by the coding sequence ATGACTAATGATCCGAAAAAAGTTAAAAGGTATATTGAAAAATGCCGCCAAATTAGTGCAAAGCCATATAATTTGCCGCAGTCCTCCAAATTGAAATTTACTGCAGAGAAGACGACAGTAAACGGTATGGAAGTATTCATTCTTAACCAGCAACATGATACAACTCAAAAACAAATTCTCTATGTACACGGCGGTAGTTATATCGAACAGCCAGTAATAGAACATTGGAAATTCTTAGATCTGTTAATAAGAAAAACGGGAGCGTCTGTTATTGTTCCGATTTATCCCAAAGCACCTGATCATCATTTTATGGAATCAATAGATAACTTGGTAATAGTCTATTCTGATATGTTAAGTAAATCAAATCCATCCAATATCGTCTTTATGGGAGATTCAGCAGGCGGTGGGTTAACTCTTGCATTTGCGCAACATCTGCTTAAAACTGATATGCCTCAACCTAAGGAAATTACTTTAATATCTCCTTGGCTTGATGTGACAATGGAAAACCCGGATATTCTTCCACTAGATAAAAAAGATCTTATGCTAGGTATATATGGATTAAAGCAGATGGGAAAGCTATGGGCAGGAGATTCAAGTACAACAAATCCCTTGGTTAGCCCTATTAATGGAGACCTTAAAGGATTAGGGCACATTTCTTTATTCATGGGAACTTATGAGAATTTTTTACCAGATGCAAGAATATTTAATAAGAAATCTTTAATGCAAAATATTAGTATAGATTATTATGAATACCCGAAGATGAATCATGTTTTTCCGCTTTTTCCAATGCCTGAAGCAAAAAAAGCACAACAGCAGATCATTGATATTATTAATGAAATAAAATAA
- a CDS encoding winged helix-turn-helix domain-containing protein — protein sequence MFSTEKIFERIWGEEEFEVDNTVMVHIRNLRDKIEDDNKHPKYIKTVWGVGYKFGD from the coding sequence GTGTTTTCTACAGAGAAAATCTTTGAAAGAATATGGGGGGAAGAGGAATTTGAAGTAGATAATACAGTTATGGTTCATATTAGAAATTTGAGAGATAAAATAGAAGATGATAATAAGCACCCTAAGTATATAAAAACTGTTTGGGGTGTGGGCTATAAATTTGGAGATTAA
- a CDS encoding PadR family transcriptional regulator, with product MDNSTPLTEALFYILLTVRTPNHGYGIIKNISEMTDGRVILGPGTLYGAINSMLTKGWISLYSEDKESRKKKEYLITNMGKMVFQNEVKRLNELIKNSKKMDD from the coding sequence ATGGATAATAGTACACCTTTGACAGAAGCTTTATTTTATATTTTATTGACGGTACGAACACCGAACCACGGATATGGAATTATTAAGAATATAAGTGAAATGACAGATGGAAGAGTAATACTCGGACCAGGAACTCTATATGGTGCAATCAATTCAATGCTTACAAAAGGATGGATAAGTTTATATAGTGAGGATAAGGAATCCAGAAAGAAAAAAGAATATTTGATTACAAACATGGGGAAAATGGTATTTCAAAATGAAGTCAAAAGGTTGAATGAACTTATAAAAAATTCAAAAAAGATGGACGATTAG
- a CDS encoding DUF2812 domain-containing protein: MLKFKLYYDKDEEEDWLKKMSLSGWAFKKFYLGFYTFEPCEPGEYNYQIDLLDNWNGNNADYASFMEDAGVEVISQWWRWVYLQKKIEDGPFEMYTDMESKITQYSKIMKFFKIFLAVEIICFLMELIATIKTGEFVFGIFTVLLAIICLAILKIVWKSKWKIEQLKHEEL; encoded by the coding sequence ATGTTAAAATTCAAACTATATTATGATAAAGACGAAGAAGAAGATTGGCTTAAAAAAATGTCTTTAAGTGGATGGGCGTTCAAAAAATTCTACCTTGGATTTTATACTTTTGAACCATGTGAGCCAGGAGAATATAATTATCAGATAGATTTGCTTGATAATTGGAACGGTAACAATGCTGATTATGCATCTTTTATGGAGGATGCAGGGGTAGAAGTCATAAGTCAATGGTGGAGATGGGTATACTTGCAGAAAAAGATAGAAGACGGTCCTTTTGAAATGTATACAGATATGGAATCAAAAATAACTCAATACAGCAAGATTATGAAGTTTTTTAAAATATTTTTAGCTGTAGAAATCATTTGTTTTTTGATGGAGTTGATAGCAACAATTAAAACTGGTGAATTTGTTTTCGGAATATTTACGGTATTACTTGCAATTATATGTTTGGCAATATTAAAGATAGTTTGGAAATCCAAATGGAAAATTGAGCAATTAAAACATGAAGAATTGTAG
- a CDS encoding histidine kinase N-terminal 7TM domain-containing diguanylate cyclase, whose translation MSISLILVVISTITILGSIIYVGTRKNKTQLHYVYILLMSSVLVWCTGAIGEVTTKDVYHFNSFIQTCNYFGIGLVSVFILLLGIVFTNSKITVTWKYALLFILPIGSAIAVATNESHHLFMKVFCIIIKDTVMGPLMWVHYIYCYVYIAIGLGYLIKHAINNLGIFSKQAITLIVGIGISLVVNVLTSFSIVRGGCYSTIPSIVILVILIGIAILKLDMFNIMPIALQKVVDYISDGFIVIDENRKIIDFNKAVQLWCSGNTEIRRSQDLKEFMSSLKMEELDTKKLLSYGRMSLEKKDSISFDSAINFKNGVRYFNIEVTPIFNKAKYLGTLILFRDTTKYMKNLQTIKEYQLLLENNLEKVTMDKQELLIRSAIMENMSKVDALTDMYNHRTFQEYFHTIVGQVSRNNSTLQLAIFDIDDFKKINDTFGHSVGDIILKSIASRIKTMVTAEDITARYGGEEFVVILTNKTMEQSRVLLEAIRKAIQDEKHIELNRNVTVSIGVHEYYKGQPKEESFNKADQALYEAKHSGKNRIVVST comes from the coding sequence ATGAGCATAAGTCTAATATTAGTGGTTATATCCACAATTACAATTTTAGGATCTATTATATATGTGGGCACAAGAAAAAATAAAACTCAATTACATTATGTATATATTTTGCTAATGTCAAGTGTGTTAGTGTGGTGTACAGGAGCAATAGGGGAAGTGACTACTAAAGATGTATATCATTTTAATTCATTTATACAAACATGCAATTATTTTGGTATAGGATTAGTGTCAGTATTTATACTATTATTAGGAATAGTTTTTACTAATTCAAAAATAACAGTAACATGGAAATATGCACTACTATTCATATTACCAATAGGGTCAGCAATAGCAGTTGCAACTAACGAAAGTCATCATTTATTCATGAAAGTATTTTGTATAATAATTAAAGATACGGTGATGGGGCCTTTAATGTGGGTTCATTATATTTATTGTTACGTATACATTGCAATAGGACTGGGATATTTAATAAAGCATGCAATAAATAATTTGGGAATTTTTTCAAAACAAGCAATAACATTAATTGTAGGAATAGGTATATCATTGGTAGTCAATGTGTTAACATCATTTAGCATAGTACGTGGAGGGTGTTACTCAACAATACCAAGCATAGTCATATTGGTAATTCTAATAGGAATTGCAATATTAAAATTGGATATGTTTAACATTATGCCAATAGCATTGCAGAAGGTAGTAGACTATATATCAGATGGATTTATAGTAATAGATGAAAATAGAAAAATTATAGATTTTAATAAAGCAGTTCAATTGTGGTGTAGTGGTAATACCGAAATAAGAAGAAGCCAAGATCTTAAAGAATTCATGAGTTCTTTAAAAATGGAAGAGTTGGATACTAAAAAATTGCTGAGTTATGGTAGAATGTCTTTAGAAAAGAAGGATTCAATTAGTTTTGACTCAGCTATAAATTTTAAAAATGGAGTACGTTATTTTAATATTGAAGTAACACCCATATTTAATAAAGCTAAATATTTAGGGACTTTAATATTATTTAGAGATACAACAAAATATATGAAAAATTTACAAACAATAAAGGAATATCAGCTTTTACTTGAAAATAACTTAGAAAAAGTGACGATGGATAAGCAGGAATTGTTAATTAGAAGCGCTATTATGGAAAATATGTCCAAGGTGGATGCTTTGACAGATATGTATAACCATAGAACATTTCAAGAGTATTTTCATACAATAGTAGGACAAGTCTCAAGGAATAATAGCACATTACAGTTAGCCATATTTGATATTGATGATTTCAAGAAAATAAATGATACTTTCGGTCATAGTGTTGGTGACATTATACTTAAAAGTATAGCAAGTAGAATAAAAACAATGGTTACAGCAGAGGACATAACTGCTAGGTATGGTGGAGAAGAGTTTGTAGTAATACTAACAAACAAAACCATGGAGCAATCACGAGTGTTACTAGAAGCAATAAGGAAAGCAATACAAGATGAAAAACATATAGAACTAAACAGGAATGTAACTGTAAGTATTGGTGTACATGAATATTATAAGGGTCAGCCAAAGGAAGAATCTTTTAATAAGGCTGATCAGGCTCTCTATGAAGCGAAACATAGTGGAAAAAATAGGATAGTTGTATCAACATAA
- a CDS encoding MFS transporter, with protein sequence MTESSMSMSSFFRNRFVRVIMASSIFLQIGIWVRNFAILLYVMDKTNNNPIAVSLISVAEFAPIFIFSFIGGTFADRWRPKRTMVWCDLLSAISVFAVLLTIIFGTWQGVFFVTFVSSILSQFSQPSAMKLFKIHVPEEYMQTGMAIFQTVMSIFMIIGPALGTIVFQKFGINIAIAIMGIAFLLSASVLTLLPADQIIERENITTNFFEELKEGFNYVWQEKALTILGSVFAAAGLAVGIIQPLGVFIIVERLGLPKENLQLLFMVNGAAMFIGGGLIMTIAKKVKPQKLLAIGLVVNAISMVGLGLSSSWVMVLLFEFFNGFFMPCIQIGINTLILQLTRSEFVGRVNGVLNPMFMGFMVITMSLTGWLKGQFSLTALYIAAGLLFLIGAILTSLIFNTSVHNKIDSAQ encoded by the coding sequence ATGACAGAATCTTCAATGTCAATGTCTTCATTTTTTCGGAATCGATTTGTTCGAGTAATTATGGCTTCTTCTATTTTTTTACAAATAGGAATATGGGTCCGTAACTTTGCTATATTGTTATATGTAATGGATAAAACAAATAACAATCCAATTGCAGTTTCTTTAATTTCAGTTGCTGAATTTGCACCTATATTCATATTCTCATTTATAGGAGGAACTTTTGCAGATAGATGGCGTCCTAAGCGTACTATGGTTTGGTGTGATTTATTAAGTGCCATTTCGGTTTTTGCAGTTTTGCTTACAATAATATTTGGAACCTGGCAAGGTGTATTTTTTGTGACCTTTGTTTCATCAATTCTATCTCAATTTTCTCAGCCTTCTGCCATGAAATTATTTAAGATTCATGTTCCAGAGGAATATATGCAAACAGGAATGGCTATTTTCCAAACTGTTATGTCTATTTTTATGATTATAGGTCCAGCTTTAGGTACCATCGTATTTCAAAAGTTTGGAATAAACATTGCTATAGCAATCATGGGAATAGCTTTCCTTCTCTCAGCTTCAGTATTAACGCTGCTACCAGCTGATCAGATAATTGAAAGAGAAAATATTACAACTAACTTCTTTGAAGAATTAAAAGAGGGTTTCAACTATGTTTGGCAGGAAAAGGCTCTCACTATACTAGGCTCTGTTTTTGCAGCAGCAGGCCTTGCTGTTGGGATTATACAGCCACTTGGAGTTTTCATAATTGTTGAAAGACTAGGTCTTCCTAAGGAAAACCTTCAATTACTATTTATGGTTAATGGAGCAGCCATGTTTATTGGTGGCGGCCTAATTATGACCATAGCGAAGAAGGTAAAACCTCAAAAACTCCTTGCAATAGGACTAGTTGTAAATGCTATTTCCATGGTTGGACTGGGATTGTCCTCAAGCTGGGTTATGGTTCTTTTGTTTGAATTTTTTAATGGATTTTTTATGCCTTGTATTCAGATTGGTATTAATACACTAATTCTACAACTGACAAGGTCAGAATTTGTAGGAAGAGTAAACGGAGTATTAAATCCTATGTTTATGGGTTTCATGGTCATTACTATGTCCCTTACAGGTTGGCTTAAAGGTCAGTTTTCATTAACTGCTCTTTACATTGCAGCAGGACTGCTTTTTCTCATAGGAGCTATACTAACTTCATTAATATTTAATACTTCAGTTCATAATAAAATAGATTCCGCACAGTAA
- a CDS encoding DPP IV N-terminal domain-containing protein translates to MKNSIEGQSGLYIYDVDNKKFHNVISHGSSIWVSPDKTKVIYTQGEVENNKKQLNLYAAKINGNSLTSKICIYKDIHFSGSTNISGAINNAVQWSGDSKKILFFSGNDENLENNFMFMDKNEVNIITFK, encoded by the coding sequence TTGAAAAATTCCATAGAAGGTCAAAGTGGATTATATATTTATGATGTAGATAACAAGAAATTTCATAATGTAATTTCACATGGTTCATCGATTTGGGTATCACCAGATAAGACAAAGGTGATTTATACGCAAGGAGAAGTTGAGAATAATAAAAAACAGTTAAATTTATATGCTGCTAAAATTAATGGTAATAGCTTAACAAGTAAGATATGTATATACAAAGATATTCATTTTTCAGGTTCAACAAATATTTCAGGGGCAATTAATAATGCTGTTCAGTGGAGCGGAGACAGTAAAAAAATATTATTTTTCTCGGGTAATGATGAAAATTTAGAAAATAATTTTATGTTTATGGATAAAAATGAGGTTAATATTATTACATTTAAATAG
- a CDS encoding class I SAM-dependent methyltransferase, with protein MKFTKFLFEYIKSPRKVGAIAPSSEKLAEKMVEGIDFQNAKCIVEYGPGTGVFTDKLVKRKTKDLILLLVESNEEFCKQLEDKYNENDNVIIINDSAENVDQYLVKYDIKKVDYVISGLPFASLPKSVSNRILNKTGNILKKNGLFITFQYTLLKKEYIASYFKDISLEKVLFNMPPAYVLKCSNT; from the coding sequence ATGAAGTTTACTAAATTTTTATTTGAATACATAAAATCACCAAGGAAGGTAGGAGCTATAGCACCTAGTTCAGAAAAACTTGCTGAGAAAATGGTTGAAGGTATTGATTTTCAAAATGCAAAATGTATAGTTGAGTATGGACCTGGAACTGGGGTTTTTACGGACAAGCTTGTGAAAAGAAAAACGAAGGATCTAATATTATTATTAGTAGAAAGTAATGAAGAATTTTGCAAACAACTGGAAGATAAATATAATGAAAATGATAATGTTATAATAATAAATGATTCTGCTGAAAATGTAGATCAATATTTAGTGAAATATGATATAAAAAAAGTAGATTATGTAATTTCAGGTTTGCCCTTTGCTAGTCTTCCAAAAAGTGTTTCAAATAGGATTTTAAATAAAACTGGAAATATACTAAAAAAGAATGGTTTATTTATAACATTTCAGTACACTCTATTAAAAAAGGAATACATTGCTAGCTATTTCAAAGATATAAGTCTAGAAAAAGTACTTTTTAACATGCCACCTGCTTATGTTTTGAAATGTTCTAACACTTAA
- a CDS encoding TVP38/TMEM64 family protein — protein sequence MNKLFKIIIFVFWVSILFIFFKYQLYNNGTYKIINFLKIYPQYSVLLFLIIASLRTITLIPCTVFIIIGCLLFSPLEAFVLATIANLLSEILLFFFTKLTLSMNYQNKMIAKYPKIYNVIEKNTVQILALGVSSPVVPSDVVCFFSSLTGISFKKYVLTIFLADTPIILLYTFLGISVKYSIYVFIVTLIVILVLSYFNFKKWNNQISE from the coding sequence ATGAATAAACTATTTAAAATTATTATTTTTGTATTTTGGGTATCAATTTTATTTATATTTTTCAAGTATCAATTATATAATAATGGAACTTATAAAATTATAAATTTTTTAAAGATTTATCCACAATATAGCGTATTATTGTTTCTTATAATTGCATCTTTAAGAACTATTACACTTATTCCCTGTACTGTTTTTATTATTATTGGATGTCTGTTATTTAGTCCTTTAGAAGCATTTGTTTTAGCTACAATAGCTAATTTATTAAGTGAAATTTTATTGTTTTTCTTTACAAAGCTTACATTGAGTATGAACTATCAAAATAAGATGATAGCTAAATATCCTAAGATATACAATGTTATTGAAAAGAACACTGTTCAAATATTAGCATTAGGAGTTTCTTCGCCTGTAGTTCCCTCAGATGTTGTTTGTTTCTTTTCTTCTTTAACTGGAATCAGTTTCAAGAAATATGTTTTAACAATATTTTTAGCTGATACACCTATAATTCTTCTATATACATTCTTAGGAATAAGTGTAAAATATTCTATATATGTATTTATTGTTACGCTTATAGTTATCCTTGTACTTAGCTATTTTAATTTTAAGAAATGGAATAATCAAATCAGCGAATAA
- a CDS encoding RNA polymerase sigma factor encodes MIIIEKEQFASYIKQYERLIITICLSFTKNYFDAEDLAQQTFLAAYQNCESFDGNNLKAWLTTIAANKCRDYIKSKARTTVSLSDEQYEGLKDDGDSPEETVVKKNTMERIQSVCNKLKEPYRTVAISYFCKDIKLSNLAKETGQNIKTLETQLYRSKKLLKDLWKEEFM; translated from the coding sequence GTGATAATTATTGAAAAAGAACAATTTGCAAGTTATATAAAACAATATGAACGATTAATTATCACTATTTGTCTATCCTTTACCAAAAATTACTTTGATGCTGAAGATTTGGCGCAGCAAACTTTTTTAGCTGCATATCAAAACTGTGAAAGCTTTGATGGTAATAACCTTAAGGCTTGGCTTACTACAATTGCTGCAAATAAGTGCAGGGACTACATTAAGAGTAAAGCAAGGACAACAGTTAGTTTATCGGACGAGCAGTATGAAGGTTTGAAGGATGATGGAGATTCACCAGAGGAGACAGTAGTGAAAAAGAACACTATGGAGCGAATACAAAGTGTATGTAATAAGCTAAAAGAACCTTACAGAACTGTAGCTATAAGCTATTTTTGCAAAGATATTAAACTTTCAAATTTGGCAAAGGAAACGGGACAGAACATTAAAACTTTGGAAACGCAACTTTATAGGTCAAAAAAATTATTAAAGGATTTATGGAAGGAGGAGTTTATGTGA
- a CDS encoding SH3 domain-containing protein codes for MNSKKKVLLSLLIISIVASNISFLEISASAATVDKSEAQKYTVNNKKAYVYNPELETDLKVRAVPDLNGDIQGYLYNYDNVEILDTVNTNGTVWDKITYNNNIAYVSDAYVQQYTSPTGGVVNVARNISKQFEVGDSTQIAGNFDGQGLSLGYFQWCVGQGTLQPLLNRMDREYNAEMKSIFGTNYDSIHNMILDTKENQLKWAKTINTSTNTIAQPWESQFVSLYNNQHFINIESDAESYYIGQAMLICDKYNLKTVRGFSLAFDIIVQNGSISSEAAKNIDTALKKNPNMIERDLLKVIANAIADTSTNNAEDIRSRKMAIVNGNGTVHSSMFYLDKNYGLSDNNWR; via the coding sequence ATGAATAGTAAGAAAAAAGTATTATTAAGTTTACTGATTATATCAATTGTTGCAAGTAACATTTCATTTTTGGAAATTAGTGCAAGTGCAGCAACAGTAGATAAAAGTGAAGCTCAAAAATATACGGTTAATAATAAAAAAGCATATGTGTATAATCCAGAGCTTGAAACTGATCTAAAAGTAAGAGCAGTTCCTGACCTAAATGGAGATATCCAAGGATATTTATATAATTATGACAATGTTGAAATTTTGGACACCGTAAATACTAATGGTACTGTGTGGGATAAAATTACATATAATAATAACATAGCATATGTATCCGATGCATATGTACAACAGTATACTTCTCCAACAGGTGGTGTAGTCAATGTTGCAAGAAATATAAGTAAGCAATTTGAAGTTGGAGATTCTACTCAAATCGCAGGAAATTTTGATGGACAAGGCTTATCTTTGGGATATTTTCAATGGTGTGTAGGTCAAGGTACGTTGCAACCACTGCTTAATAGAATGGATAGAGAATATAATGCTGAAATGAAAAGTATTTTCGGAACAAACTATGATAGCATTCATAACATGATACTTGATACAAAAGAAAATCAACTAAAATGGGCTAAAACTATTAATACTTCAACAAATACAATTGCTCAACCTTGGGAATCACAGTTTGTTAGTTTATATAATAATCAGCACTTTATAAATATTGAAAGTGATGCTGAATCTTATTATATTGGACAAGCAATGCTTATTTGTGATAAGTACAATTTAAAAACAGTAAGAGGATTTTCACTTGCTTTTGATATTATTGTACAAAATGGAAGTATAAGCTCAGAAGCAGCAAAAAATATTGATACTGCCCTTAAGAAAAATCCTAATATGATTGAAAGAGATCTACTTAAGGTTATTGCAAATGCTATAGCAGATACTTCAACTAATAATGCTGAAGATATTCGTTCAAGAAAAATGGCTATAGTTAATGGAAATGGGACTGTTCACAGTTCGATGTTTTATTTAGATAAGAATTATGGATTAAGCGATAACAACTGGAGATAA
- a CDS encoding response regulator transcription factor: MINVILVDDQLIVREGIKMILSLDEEINIIKEAENGRQLLELLSTGQLPDVILMDVRMPIMDGVEAAKIVKEKYKDIKVIILTTFNEDEYIFEGIKNGVDGYILKDAGSDYIIKAIKTAYNGNMLLDPEVTAKIVRAYNSIANDRQTPNQLNEYKKKLEMLTQREIDVARLVAQGKSNKDICNILFLTEGTVKNYLTKIFEKLELTSRTELALFINQLELSK, encoded by the coding sequence ATGATAAATGTTATATTAGTTGATGATCAATTAATTGTACGAGAAGGGATAAAAATGATTTTAAGCTTAGATGAGGAAATAAATATTATAAAAGAAGCTGAAAATGGAAGACAATTATTAGAACTTCTAAGCACTGGACAACTTCCCGATGTAATTCTTATGGATGTTAGAATGCCAATAATGGATGGCGTTGAAGCTGCTAAGATTGTTAAGGAAAAATATAAAGATATAAAGGTAATAATATTAACTACCTTTAACGAAGATGAATATATATTTGAAGGAATTAAAAATGGCGTTGATGGATATATATTAAAAGATGCTGGTTCTGACTATATAATCAAAGCTATAAAAACAGCCTATAATGGAAATATGCTTCTTGATCCCGAAGTAACAGCAAAAATAGTCAGAGCCTATAATTCAATTGCTAATGATAGACAAACTCCTAATCAACTCAATGAATATAAAAAGAAATTAGAAATGCTTACTCAAAGAGAAATTGATGTTGCAAGACTCGTAGCTCAAGGTAAGAGTAATAAAGATATTTGTAATATCCTATTTCTAACAGAAGGTACTGTAAAAAATTATTTAACAAAAATATTTGAGAAATTAGAATTAACCAGTAGAACAGAATTAGCATTATTTATTAATCAATTAGAGCTATCAAAATAA
- a CDS encoding sensor histidine kinase, with translation MSDVNKMEKHKKYSTALMLIMLITIVIKIYFQYNNRPLIMIPLLSLIAVMIINGYIRNVKLKNETKYICISLLFNICAASILQYLILGVSTTIYMYCVIFQILELEKKFLKILLSVHALLYFSAAIFNGILSGSENFLFNLVIQILAYSATTGMLYNLKKLEREKEEIKQLNEKLKLSNIKLQKYVLEVEEVTISKERTRVAQELHDSLGHSLMALAMHLEFAKKICITKPQKVEEVLEQSEKIAKSSINDLRKAVTLLNSELEIVDLDTSIEKLINNFYLVSNLKITYTKNRSINDLSSIVNTSIYKTIQECITNSLKHGNATEINIKITASNENVEFIVTDNGKGCNNIVKSNGLNGIENRIHSLGGTTYYFSHNDLGFGIKVLITI, from the coding sequence ATGAGTGATGTTAATAAAATGGAAAAACATAAAAAATATAGTACAGCCTTAATGCTTATAATGTTAATAACAATAGTTATCAAGATTTATTTTCAATATAATAATCGCCCATTAATAATGATTCCACTGTTAAGTCTTATTGCTGTAATGATTATTAATGGCTATATAAGAAATGTAAAATTAAAAAATGAAACTAAATATATTTGTATATCACTATTATTTAATATTTGTGCGGCGTCAATACTCCAATACCTTATTCTTGGAGTAAGTACTACTATTTATATGTACTGTGTCATATTTCAAATTTTGGAGTTAGAAAAAAAATTTTTAAAGATTTTACTATCAGTACATGCATTACTATATTTTTCAGCTGCTATTTTTAATGGAATACTTTCAGGCAGCGAAAATTTCTTATTTAATTTAGTTATTCAAATATTAGCTTATTCAGCTACAACGGGTATGCTTTACAACTTAAAGAAACTTGAAAGAGAAAAAGAAGAAATAAAACAGCTAAATGAAAAATTAAAGTTATCAAACATAAAACTTCAAAAATATGTACTAGAAGTAGAAGAAGTTACTATTTCTAAAGAGAGGACAAGAGTTGCTCAGGAACTTCATGATTCATTAGGCCATTCCTTAATGGCTCTCGCTATGCATTTAGAATTTGCTAAAAAGATATGTATTACAAAACCTCAAAAGGTAGAAGAAGTATTAGAACAATCTGAAAAAATAGCAAAATCAAGTATTAATGACCTTAGAAAAGCAGTTACGCTTCTTAATTCAGAGCTTGAAATAGTAGATCTTGATACTTCAATAGAAAAACTTATTAACAATTTTTATTTAGTTAGTAATCTTAAAATTACTTATACTAAAAATAGAAGTATTAATGACTTAAGTTCAATTGTTAATACTTCAATATATAAAACAATACAAGAATGTATAACTAATAGTCTAAAGCACGGTAATGCAACAGAAATTAATATTAAAATTACAGCTTCTAATGAAAATGTAGAATTTATTGTTACTGATAATGGAAAGGGCTGTAACAATATTGTTAAATCAAACGGATTGAATGGAATTGAAAACAGAATACATTCATTAGGAGGTACAACATACTACTTTAGTCATAATGATTTAGGCTTTGGTATAAAAGTATTAATTACAATATAA